A section of the Jaculus jaculus isolate mJacJac1 chromosome 6, mJacJac1.mat.Y.cur, whole genome shotgun sequence genome encodes:
- the Pfkm gene encoding ATP-dependent 6-phosphofructokinase, muscle type isoform X2 encodes MTHEEHHAAKTLGIGKAIAVLTSGGDAQGMNAAVRAVVRVGIFTGARVFFVHEGYQGLVDGGENIREATWESVSMMLQLGGTVIGSARCKDFREREGRLRAAHNLVKRGITNLCVIGGDGSLTGADTFRSEWSDLLNDLQKAGKITAEEATKSSFLNIVGMVGSIDNDFCGTDMTIGTDSALHRIVEIVDAITTTAQSHQRTFVLEVMGRHCGYLALVTSLSCGADWVFIPECPPDDDWEEHLCRRLTETRTRGSRLNIIIVAEGAIDKHGKPITSEDIKNLVVKRLGFDTRVTVLGHVQRGGTPSAFDRILGSRMGVEAVMALLEGTPDSPACVVSLSGNQAVRLPLMECVQVTKDVTKAMAEKRFDEAMKLRGRSFMNNWEVYKILAHVRPPVSKGNLHTVAVMNVGAPAAGMNAAVRSTVRIGLIQGNRMLVVHDGFEGLAKGQIEEVGWSYVGGWTGQGGSKLGTKRTLPKKNFEQISANITKFNIQGLVIIGGFEAYTGGLELMEGRKQFDELCIPFVVIPATVSNNVPGSDFSIGADTALNTICTTCDRIKQSAAGTKRRVFIIETMGGYCGYLATMAGLAAGADAAYIFEEPFTIRDLQVNVEHLVQKMKTTVKRGLVLRNEKCNENYTTDFIFNLYSEEGKGIFDSRKNVLGHMQQGGSPTPFDRNFATKMGAKAMNWMSGKIKESYRNGRIFANTPDSGCVLGMRKRALLFQPVTELKDQTDFEHRIPKEQWWLKLRPILKILAKYEIDLDTSDHAHLEHISRKRSGEAAV; translated from the exons GTATGAATGCTGCTGTCAGGGCTGTGGTTCGAGTTGGAATCTTTACAGGTGCCCGTGTCTTCTTTGTGCATGAG GGTTATCAGGGCCTGGTGGATGGCGGTGAGAACATCAGAGAGGCCACCTGGGAGAGTGTTTCCATGATGCTTCAGCTG ggaggcacagtgatTGGAAGTGCCCGATGCAAGGACTTTCGGGAACGAGAAGGAAGACTCCGAGCTGCCCACAACCTGGTGAAGCGTGGAATTACCAATCTATGTGTCATTGGGGGTGATGGCAGCCTCACAGGGGCTGATACTTTCCGTTCTGAGTGGAGTGACTTGTTAAATGACCTCCAGAAAGCTG GTAAAATCACAGCTGAGGAGGCTACAAAGTCCAGCTTCCTGAACATTGTGGGTATGGTTGGCTCCATTGACAATGACTTCTGTGGCACTGATATGACCATCGGCACTGACTCTGCCTTGCACCGGATTGTAGAGATTGTAGATGCCATAACCACCACTGCTCAAAG CCACCAGAGGACGTTTGTGTTAGAAGTGATGGGCCGTCACTGTGG GTACCTGGCTCTTGTCACCTCTCTCTCCTGTGGGGCCGACTGGGTTTTTATTCCTGAATGCCCACCAGATGATGATTGGGAGGAACACCTTTGTCGCCGGCTTACAGAG ACAAGGACTCGTGGTTCTCGTCTCAACATAATCATTGTGGCCGAGGGGGCCATCGACAAGCATGGAAAACCAATCACCTCAGAAGACATCAAGAAT CTGGTGGTAAAGCGCCTGGGATTTGATACTCGGGTCACTGTTTTGGGGCATGTGCAGCGGGGTGGAACACCATCAGCCTTTGACCGAATCCTG GGTAGCAGGATGGGCGTTGAAGCAGTGATGGCACTTTTGGAGGGGACCCCAGACTCCCCAGCCTGTGTGGTGAGCCTATCTGGTAACCAGGCTGTGCGCCTGCCCCTCATGGAGTGTGTCCAGGTG ACCAAAGACGTGACTAAAGCTATGGCTGAGAAGAGGTTTGATGAAGCCATGAAGCTGAGAGGCCG GAGCTTCATGAACAACTGGGAGGTATACAAGATTCTAGCTCATGTCAGACCTCCAGTCTCTAAG GGTAATTTGCATACTGTGGCTGTGATGAATGTGGGCGCCCCAGCTGCAGGCATGAATGCTGCAGTCCGCTCCACTGTGAGGATTGGCCTCATCCAGGGCAACAGAATGCTGGTTGTTCATGACGGCTTTGAGGGTCTGGCTAAGGGTCAG ATTGAGGAAGTTGGCTGGAGTTATGTTGGGGGCTGGACTGGCCAGGGTGGTTCCAAACTTGGGACTAAAAG GACTCTACCCAAGAAGAATTTTGAGCAGATCAGTGCCAACATCACTAAGTTTAACATTCAGGGCCTTGTCATCATTGGGGGCTTTGAG GCTTACACAGGGGGACTGGAGCTGATGGAGGGCAGGAAGCAGTTTGATGAGCTCTGCATCCCATTTGTGGTCATTCCTGCCACTGTTTCCAACAATGTCCCTGGGTCAGATTTCAGCATTGGGGCGGACACTGCACTCAATACCATATGCACG ACTTGCGACCGGATCAAGCAGTCAGCAGCAGGCACCAAGCGCCGGGTGTTCATCATTGAGACTATGGGTGGCTACTGTGGCTATCTGGCCACCATGGCAGGACTGGCAGCTGGAGCTGATGCTGCCTACATTTTTGAAGAGCCTTTTACCATTCGAGACCTACAG GTGAATGTTGAACATCTGGTGCAAAAGATGAAAACAACTGTGAAAAGGGGCTTGGTGTTAAG GAATGAGAAGTGCAATGAGAACTATACCACTGACTTCATTTTCAACCTGTACTCTGAGGAGGGGAAGGGCATCTttgacagcaggaagaatgtgctTGGCCACATGCAGCAG GGTGGGAGCCCAACTCCCTTTGACAGGAATTTTGCCACTAAGATGGGTGCTAAAGCTATGAACTGGATGTCTGGAAAAATCAAAGAGAGTTACCGTAATG GGAGAATCTTTGCCAATACTCCAGATTCAGGCTGTGTTCTGGGGATGCGTAAGAGAGCCCTGCTCTTTCAACCAGTGACTGAGCTGAAGGACCAGACAGATTTTGA GCATCGAATCCCTAAGGAACAGTGGTGGCTGAAGCTGAGGCCCATCCTCAAAATCTTAGCCAAGTACGAGATTGACCTGGACACCTCAGACCACGCCCATCTGGAGCACATCTCTCGGAAAAGATCTGGGGAAGCTGCTGTCTAG
- the Asb8 gene encoding ankyrin repeat and SOCS box protein 8, with translation MSSSMWYIMQSIQSKYSLSERLIRTIAAIRSFPHDNVEDLIRGGADVNCTHGTLKPLHCACMVSDADCVELLLEKGAEVNALDGYNRTALHYAAEKDEACVEVLLEYGANPNALDGNRDTPLHWAAFKNNAECVRALLESGASVNALDYNNDTPLSWAAMKGNLESVSILLDYGAEVRVINLKGQTPISRLVALLVRGLGTEKEDSCFELLHRAVGHFELRKNGTMPREVAKDQQLCEKLTVLCSAPGTLKTLSRYAVRRSLGLQYLPDAVKGLPLPASLKEYLLLVE, from the exons ATGAGTTCCAGTATGTGGTATATTATGCAGAGCATTCAGAGCAAATATTCTCTCTCAGAGCGCTTAATCCGAACAATCGCTGCCATCCGCTCCTTCCCACATGATAATGTAGAGGACCTCATCAGAGGG GGAGCAGATGTGAACTGTACCCACGGCACACTGAAGCCCCTGCACTGTGCCTGTATGGTGTCAGATGCTGACTGTGTAGAGCTACTCCTGGAAAAAGGAGCAGAG GTGAATGCCCTGGATGGTTACAACCGAACAGCCCTCCACTATGCAGCAGAGAAAGATGAGGCTTGTGTGGAGGTCCTGTTGGAGTATGGTGCAAACCCCAACGCACTGGATGGTAACAGAGACACCCCACTTCACTGGGCAGCCTTTAAGAACAATGCTGAATGTGTACGGGCTCTCCTAGAGAGTGGGGCCTCTGTCAACGCCCTGGATTACAATAATGATACACCACTCAGCTGGGCTGCCATGAAGGGAAATCTTGAGAGTGTCAGCATCCTTCTTGATTATGGTGCTGAGGTCAGAGTCATCAACCTGAAAGGCCAGACACCCATCTCCCGCCTAGTGGCTCTGCTAGTCAGAGGACttggaacagagaaagaggactCCTGTTTTGAGCTCCTCCATAGAGCCGTTGGACATTTTGAATTAAGGAAAAATGGCACCATGCCACGAGAAGTGGCCAAAGACCAGCAACTATGTGAAAAACTGACTGTTCTGTGCTCAGCCCCGGGAACTCTAAAAACACTCTCCCGCTATGCTGTGCGCCGTAGTTTGGGACTCCAGTATCTGCCCGATGCAGTGAAGGGTCTTCCACTGCCAGCGTCTTTGAAGGAATACCTGTTACTTGTAGAGTAG